The window CATTTCCTGAATCGATGCGGGAACATAAGCGATGCTTTCGATCACGCCGGGAAACTGACCAAATTTTTCATACGGAAAGGCGTCATAACGAACGTTGATATGATCGCCTCGGCTCACGTAAGGCACGCTGCTGTTGGGCAACCATAAAACCAAATAATAGATGGCATGATTACTGGGGATTAATTGCGCCAGGCTGTCCCCCGTATTGACCATTTGCCCAGGCGTCACGCTGAGCGATTCAACGCGCCCGTCCGCCGGCGCATTGACAATCAATGAGCCGCTGGCGTCCGCTTCGGCCAGCTGCCGCAGGAGGTCATTGCGCTGAAATTGATATTGCGAGATTTGATTATCGAAATCGGACGCTCTTGTCGCGAGATCGCTATTCAGATTAGTTATCTGCAAAGACTCTTGAATGCTTTGGTTATAGAGACTGTGGAACGTGCTCTGCTGCTGATAGTAGAGGTAAACCTGGTTATTCAGCTGATCCCGATTAATGAGCCCCTTACTGCGATACTCATCGTAATTTTTCATGGTTTCGCGCATAAAGTTAACGCCGTTGCGTGAATTTTCGACCATCTGTTTGGACTGGCTGTGCGCCAGTTTATATTGGTCAATCTGCGCTTGCAGATTGACCAAGGTCGTTTTCTTGTTCGCCTCCAATTTGGCGATGATGCTATCGACCTGCGCCAGTTGATTTTCTATCGCCTGCCGCGTGCTTGCGCTGACGGTGCCGGAATCCGTCACCCTGCTGACGTCTATCTGATAAAGATGCTGCCCTTTTTTTACCTGATCGCCCACATTGACAAAGCGTTGTGCAATGAATCCCTGC of the Serratia marcescens subsp. marcescens ATCC 13880 genome contains:
- a CDS encoding HlyD family secretion protein, with product MFREEALSHSRSKWAGKALLIAGLPAWVIAGISLSFVSVLIIFVTYGGYTRRISVGGEVTTLPRSVNIFATQQGFIAQRFVNVGDQVKKGQHLYQIDVSRVTDSGTVSASTRQAIENQLAQVDSIIAKLEANKKTTLVNLQAQIDQYKLAHSQSKQMVENSRNGVNFMRETMKNYDEYRSKGLINRDQLNNQVYLYYQQQSTFHSLYNQSIQESLQITNLNSDLATRASDFDNQISQYQFQRNDLLRQLAEADASGSLIVNAPADGRVESLSVTPGQMVNTGDSLAQLIPSNHAIYYLVLWLPNSSVPYVSRGDHINVRYDAFPYEKFGQFPGVIESIAYVPASIQEMSTYSSSPTRQSAELVESYYKVLVAIDNTQFGYQGKQLNLSSGMKAQATLFLEKRPIYQWMFAPFYDMKNSVSGPLRE